Proteins found in one Hevea brasiliensis isolate MT/VB/25A 57/8 chromosome 18, ASM3005281v1, whole genome shotgun sequence genomic segment:
- the LOC110673920 gene encoding 29 kDa ribonucleoprotein, chloroplastic — MAGLEAALSLLLRHPSSSSKSLSSPKLQRQFINLRSSNSFLLPSENLRVSPLTHSRPSTRKLSFELGSTLQEITAETKTQETQEVSQKRKLYVVNLPWSLSVADIKNLFGQCGTVTDVEIIKQKDGRSKGFAFVTMASGEEAQAVIDKFDSHELSGRIIRVEFAKRFRKPSPPLPPGTPAGETRHKLYVSNLAWKVRATHLRDFFSTNFNPVSSRVVFDSPSGRSAGYGFVSFATKEEAVAAISALDGKELMGRPLRLKFSERNADES, encoded by the exons ATGGCGGGACTAGAGGCTGCACTCTCCCTCCTACtgcgccatccttcttcttcgtcTAAATCCCTCTCATCTCCCAAACTACAACGACAGTTCATAAATCTCCGCAGCTCCAATTCTTTCCTTCTCCCTTCCGAAAATCTTCGTGTGTCTCCTCTCACCCACAGCCGCCCATCAACTCGAAAGCTTTCCTTTGAACTAGGTTCCACTTTACAAGAAATAACAGCAGAGACCAAAACACAAGAAACCCAGGAAGTAAGCCAAAAGAGAAAACTATATGTAGTCAATTTGCCTTGGTCTCTCTCTGTTGCTGATATCAAAAACCTCTTTGGCCAATGTGGGACTGTAACAGATGTTGAG ATTATAAAGCAAAAAGATGGGAGGAGCAAGGGCTTTGCGTTTGTGACTATGGCCTCTGGGGAGGAAGCTCAGGCTGTTATTGATAAATTTGACTCTCAT GAACTTTCAGGGAGGATTATTAGGGTTGAATTTGCAAAGAGGTTCAGGAAACCCTCTCCTCCACTTCCTCCAGGCACTCCTGCCGGGGAGACCCGACATAAGCTCTATGTTTCCAATCTTGCTTGGAAAGTTAGAGCAACTCATCTGAGAGATTTTTTCTCTACTAATTTCAACCCGGTTTCAAGTAGAGTTGTCTTTGACAGCCCTTCTGGAAGATCTGCTGGCTATGGGTTTGTTTCATTTGCCACAAAGGAGGAGGCAGTTGCTGCTATATCTGCTCTTGATGGAAAG GAATTAATGGGTCGGCCGCTTCGGCTGAAATTCAGTGAAAGAAATGCTGATGAATCTTGA